Proteins encoded within one genomic window of Kibdelosporangium phytohabitans:
- a CDS encoding Nramp family divalent metal transporter translates to MSLASAIKPRITRFRAGAALLGPAFVAAIAYVDPGNVATNTAAGATYGYLLVWVVVVANVMAGLVQYLSAKLGLVTGLSLPEAVRDRLSRPTRLAYWAQAEVVAMATDLAEVLGGAIALNLLFDLPLLVGGLITGVVSTALLVVQDRAGQRPFERVITGLLLIIAIGFAAGLFVSPPSGPGVLGGLLPQFAGSESVLLAAGMLGATVMPHAVYLHSALARDRHGTQTGPTLGRLLNATRYDVGVAMVFAGAVNLAMLLLAAGALSGIDGVDSLSGVHAAIGQHLGTGIALLFAVGLLASGLASTSVGCYAGAVVMGGLLRRRIPLLVRRVLTLLPAVVLLAFNVDPSWALVISQVVLSFGIPFALIPLVRLTSARGLMGGNVNHRVTTALAWVVAALVIALNLALIYLTVTGR, encoded by the coding sequence TTGTCGCTCGCCAGTGCCATCAAACCCAGGATCACCCGCTTCCGGGCCGGAGCCGCTCTCTTGGGACCGGCGTTCGTCGCGGCCATCGCCTACGTGGACCCCGGCAACGTGGCCACGAACACCGCGGCGGGGGCCACCTACGGCTACCTGCTGGTGTGGGTCGTGGTCGTGGCGAACGTCATGGCCGGGCTGGTGCAGTACCTGTCGGCGAAACTCGGGCTGGTCACCGGGCTGTCGCTGCCCGAGGCAGTCCGGGACCGGCTGTCGCGCCCGACCCGGCTGGCCTACTGGGCGCAGGCCGAGGTCGTGGCGATGGCGACCGACCTGGCCGAGGTGCTCGGCGGCGCGATCGCGTTGAACCTGCTGTTCGACCTGCCCCTGCTGGTCGGTGGGCTGATCACCGGTGTGGTGTCGACCGCGCTGCTGGTGGTCCAGGACCGTGCCGGGCAACGACCGTTCGAACGGGTCATCACCGGACTGCTGCTGATCATCGCGATCGGTTTCGCCGCGGGGCTTTTCGTCTCGCCGCCGTCCGGCCCCGGTGTGCTCGGCGGCCTGCTGCCACAGTTCGCCGGGTCGGAGAGTGTTTTGCTGGCCGCGGGAATGCTGGGTGCGACCGTGATGCCGCACGCGGTGTACCTGCACTCGGCGCTCGCGCGTGACCGGCACGGTACGCAGACCGGGCCCACGCTGGGCCGTCTGCTCAACGCGACCCGCTACGACGTCGGCGTCGCCATGGTCTTCGCCGGGGCGGTGAACCTGGCGATGCTGCTGCTCGCGGCCGGCGCACTGTCCGGAATCGACGGGGTGGACTCGCTGTCCGGTGTGCACGCCGCGATCGGGCAGCACCTCGGGACCGGTATCGCGTTGCTGTTCGCCGTGGGACTGCTGGCGTCCGGTCTGGCGTCGACCTCGGTCGGGTGCTACGCCGGGGCCGTGGTGATGGGCGGCCTGCTGCGCAGACGGATCCCGTTGCTGGTGCGCCGGGTGCTCACGCTGCTGCCCGCGGTGGTGTTGCTGGCGTTCAACGTGGATCCGTCGTGGGCGCTGGTGATCTCCCAGGTGGTGCTGTCGTTCGGTATCCCGTTCGCGCTGATCCCGTTGGTACGGCTGACTTCCGCACGCGGGCTGATGGGCGGGAACGTCAACCACCGGGTCACGACCGCGCTGGCGTGGGTGGTCGCCGCGCTGGTGATCGCGTTGAACCTGGCCCTGATCTACCTGACCGTCACGGGTAGGTGA
- a CDS encoding ferritin-like domain-containing protein → MLGIANETDRRAFLRMAGLVGVGATLVAGGLGTGIASAATQPSGDAGDIEILNYALTLEYLEADFYAAGLKKNFVSGRELELITEITDHESAHVTSVTALIKQLGGTPVAKPAIKYPDSTFADKASFLKAASTFEEVGVTAYHGQVGLIKSPEVLGAGAAIAGVESRHAAVLAMLMGGNAFPAPIEKARTKEEVLAIVKPFLS, encoded by the coding sequence GTGCTCGGGATCGCCAACGAGACCGACCGGCGGGCCTTCCTGCGGATGGCGGGCCTGGTCGGTGTGGGCGCGACCCTGGTGGCCGGCGGGCTCGGGACGGGGATCGCCTCAGCCGCCACGCAGCCGTCGGGCGACGCGGGCGATATCGAGATCCTCAATTACGCCTTGACCCTCGAGTATCTCGAAGCCGATTTCTATGCGGCCGGGCTGAAGAAGAACTTCGTCAGTGGCCGCGAGCTGGAGTTGATCACCGAGATCACCGACCATGAGAGCGCGCACGTCACCTCGGTCACGGCACTGATCAAACAACTCGGTGGCACACCGGTCGCCAAGCCGGCGATCAAGTACCCGGACAGCACGTTCGCCGACAAGGCCAGCTTCCTGAAAGCGGCGTCGACCTTCGAAGAGGTCGGCGTGACGGCCTACCACGGTCAGGTCGGGCTGATCAAGAGTCCCGAGGTTCTCGGGGCGGGCGCGGCCATCGCCGGCGTCGAGTCCCGGCACGCGGCCGTGCTGGCGATGCTCATGGGCGGCAACGCGTTCCCCGCGCCCATCGAGAAGGCGCGGACGAAGGAAGAAGTTCTCGCCATCGTCAAGCCCTTCCTGTCCTGA
- a CDS encoding ferritin-like domain-containing protein, which yields MFGKRFAARMISRSAENREDRRRFLQAAGVAGLGVVGASTFGSGTATAAPKAAAAQVSDAAVLNFALNLEYLEAEFYLHAVTGKGLADSMTTGTGTRGGVTGGRAVRFETKAARQYAQEIAADEKAHVTFLRGALGSAAVSRPAIDLQGSFTAAAQAAGLVKPGRSFDAFACEENFLLAAYLFEDVGVTAYKGAAPLIDNKTYLEAAAGILAVEAYHAANIRTALYQREGGLLNLGLLGRDLREASVKLSNARDSLDGKTDLDQGVIDSQGRANIVPTDANGIAFSRSPGQVLNIVYLTNKAATSGGFFPKGVNGDVNTSDNNT from the coding sequence GTGTTTGGCAAACGTTTTGCCGCCAGGATGATCAGTCGCAGTGCGGAGAACCGCGAGGACCGGCGTCGTTTCCTGCAAGCCGCGGGCGTTGCGGGTCTCGGTGTGGTCGGAGCGAGCACCTTCGGCTCCGGCACCGCCACGGCGGCACCCAAAGCCGCGGCCGCTCAGGTCAGCGACGCGGCCGTGCTCAACTTCGCGCTCAACCTCGAATACCTGGAAGCCGAGTTCTACCTGCACGCCGTCACCGGCAAAGGCCTGGCGGACTCCATGACAACCGGTACTGGCACCCGTGGTGGTGTCACCGGTGGTCGTGCGGTGCGGTTCGAAACCAAGGCCGCCCGCCAGTACGCCCAGGAGATCGCCGCCGACGAGAAGGCGCACGTGACGTTCCTGCGTGGCGCGTTGGGCTCGGCAGCGGTCAGCCGTCCGGCGATCGACCTGCAAGGCAGCTTCACCGCCGCGGCCCAGGCCGCCGGGCTGGTCAAACCGGGCCGCAGCTTCGACGCCTTCGCCTGCGAGGAGAACTTCCTCCTCGCGGCCTACCTGTTCGAAGACGTCGGCGTCACCGCCTACAAGGGCGCGGCACCCTTGATCGACAACAAGACCTACCTGGAAGCCGCCGCGGGAATCCTGGCGGTCGAGGCGTACCACGCGGCCAACATCCGCACCGCCCTCTACCAACGCGAGGGCGGCCTGCTCAACCTCGGCTTGCTCGGACGCGACCTGCGGGAAGCGTCGGTGAAGCTGTCCAACGCACGCGACAGCCTCGACGGCAAGACCGACCTCGACCAGGGCGTCATCGACAGCCAGGGCCGCGCCAACATCGTGCCCACTGACGCCAACGGCATCGCCTTCTCCCGCAGCCCTGGCCAGGTCCTCAACATCGTCTACCTGACCAACAAGGCCGCGACCTCCGGCGGGTTCTTCCCCAAGGGCGTCAACGGCGACGTCAACACCAGCGACAACAACACATAG
- a CDS encoding ferritin-like domain-containing protein, translating to MNRRDLIKGQATDVSPELALGALNNRWNLAQAKDFSNDLEVLNYALTLEYLEAAFYVQGNKAVQLSAEDAKYLQQIQADEESHVATLTATIKKLGGTPVEAPKVNFGAAFTDRASYLKTSHTFENVGVGAYLGAAGFVKDKSILQAAAGIFGVEARHAAVVGNLLGLPVKGGVFMGNTETPKTKTDVLSAVKPFLVAAPVIPGGAPDMGAGGTTDDTTGIVLTATGAVLVAGAGAAAIAHRRTAHRDEHTDD from the coding sequence ATGAACAGGCGAGATCTCATCAAGGGCCAGGCCACCGATGTCTCCCCGGAACTGGCACTCGGTGCGTTGAACAACCGATGGAACCTGGCTCAGGCCAAGGACTTCAGCAACGACCTCGAGGTGCTGAACTACGCGTTGACACTCGAGTACCTCGAAGCGGCGTTCTACGTGCAGGGCAACAAAGCCGTGCAACTGTCCGCCGAGGACGCCAAATACCTCCAGCAGATCCAGGCCGACGAGGAGTCGCACGTCGCGACGCTCACCGCGACGATCAAGAAACTGGGCGGCACCCCGGTGGAGGCCCCGAAGGTCAACTTCGGTGCCGCCTTCACCGACCGGGCCAGCTACCTCAAAACCAGCCACACCTTCGAAAACGTCGGTGTCGGCGCCTACCTCGGTGCCGCGGGCTTCGTGAAGGACAAGAGCATCCTGCAGGCCGCGGCCGGTATCTTCGGCGTCGAGGCCCGGCACGCCGCGGTCGTCGGGAACCTGCTCGGGCTGCCGGTCAAGGGCGGCGTGTTCATGGGGAACACCGAGACGCCGAAGACCAAGACGGACGTGCTGTCCGCCGTCAAGCCTTTCCTCGTCGCCGCTCCGGTCATCCCGGGTGGCGCGCCGGACATGGGCGCGGGCGGCACCACCGACGACACGACAGGGATTGTCCTGACGGCCACCGGCGCGGTCCTGGTGGCCGGAGCGGGCGCGGCGGCCATCGCGCATCGCCGGACAGCCCACCGCGACGAACACACAGATGACTGA
- a CDS encoding fatty acid desaturase family protein gives MSTPSTPSATGRHTAPRNDFADLAHLVRRAGLLDRRYGYYAAKISITLLVFAGGCVAFAVLGDSWWQLATAVFFAVMFAQIAFLGHDAGHKQIFRTRRANDVLGYAFGGIVGISYGWWMGTHTRHHANPNHEDEDPDLDIPLLAFTHGQSRNRRGLVRWTAKHQAALFFPLLLLEGLSLHWASIQAVWRGEVKDRRIETVLLGAHIAGYLTVVFLVLSPPVAIAFIAVHQGLWGVYMGCSFAPGHKGMPTYTDASTLDFLRKQVLTSRNVCGGRWVDVALGGLNYQIEHHLFPTMPRVNLRRAQPVVREFCTQRGIDYAQCGLMRTYRYVLQHFHDVSAPLRALARSTR, from the coding sequence ATGTCCACGCCTTCGACACCATCAGCGACCGGCAGGCACACGGCGCCACGCAACGATTTCGCGGATCTTGCGCACCTGGTGCGGCGCGCGGGATTGCTGGACCGGCGCTACGGTTACTACGCCGCGAAGATCAGCATCACCCTTTTGGTCTTCGCCGGTGGATGTGTGGCGTTCGCGGTGCTGGGTGACTCGTGGTGGCAGCTGGCTACCGCGGTGTTCTTCGCGGTGATGTTCGCCCAGATCGCGTTTCTCGGCCATGATGCCGGGCACAAGCAGATCTTCCGCACCCGCCGCGCCAACGATGTCCTGGGCTACGCGTTCGGGGGGATCGTCGGCATCAGCTACGGCTGGTGGATGGGCACCCACACCCGGCACCACGCCAACCCCAACCACGAGGACGAGGATCCCGACCTCGATATCCCGCTACTGGCCTTCACCCATGGCCAATCGCGTAACCGGCGTGGATTGGTGCGCTGGACGGCGAAACACCAGGCAGCGTTGTTCTTTCCGCTGCTGTTGTTGGAAGGTCTGAGCCTGCACTGGGCCAGCATCCAGGCCGTGTGGCGCGGCGAGGTCAAGGACCGCCGGATCGAGACGGTACTCCTGGGCGCGCACATCGCGGGTTACCTCACCGTGGTGTTCCTCGTGCTGTCGCCGCCGGTGGCGATCGCGTTCATCGCCGTGCACCAGGGACTGTGGGGTGTGTACATGGGTTGCTCCTTCGCGCCCGGACACAAGGGAATGCCTACCTACACCGACGCCAGCACACTGGACTTCCTGCGCAAGCAAGTGCTCACCAGCCGCAACGTCTGCGGTGGACGGTGGGTCGATGTCGCGCTCGGTGGGCTGAACTACCAGATCGAACACCACCTGTTTCCCACCATGCCGCGCGTCAACCTGCGCCGCGCGCAGCCTGTGGTGCGGGAATTCTGCACCCAGCGCGGCATCGACTACGCCCAATGCGGCCTCATGCGTACGTACCGCTATGTCCTGCAACACTTTCACGACGTCAGCGCTCCGCTACGCGCTTTGGCCAGGTCCACCCGGTGA
- a CDS encoding CHRD domain-containing protein encodes MTGAVIAMTALAIFVPTASASENHTEHGNHSTAGPHLGLNLNLNLGLGISSNRHTRLTGAAEVPGPGDPDGRGQATVRTGRDTVCASVSVRNIQNATAAHIHRGARGNAGPVVVNLTAPSNGRSHTCTPVGRDLAIEIRNHPSRFYVNVHNSEFPAGAIRGQLGR; translated from the coding sequence GTGACCGGCGCGGTCATCGCCATGACGGCACTCGCCATTTTCGTCCCGACCGCATCGGCGAGCGAGAACCACACCGAGCACGGCAACCACAGTACGGCGGGTCCGCACCTCGGGCTGAACCTGAATCTCAACCTGGGACTCGGCATCTCGTCCAACCGACATACCCGACTGACCGGAGCGGCGGAAGTCCCCGGCCCCGGCGACCCTGACGGCCGCGGCCAGGCGACCGTTCGGACGGGACGCGACACAGTCTGTGCATCCGTCAGCGTCCGCAACATCCAGAACGCCACCGCCGCACACATCCACCGCGGCGCCCGTGGAAACGCTGGTCCGGTCGTGGTGAACCTGACCGCTCCCAGCAACGGTCGAAGCCACACCTGCACCCCGGTGGGCAGGGATCTCGCTATTGAGATCCGCAACCATCCCAGTCGCTTCTATGTCAACGTCCACAACAGCGAGTTCCCCGCCGGCGCGATCCGAGGCCAGCTCGGCCGCTGA
- a CDS encoding tetratricopeptide repeat protein, producing the protein MRKLPILIVVAGVGALLVGAIVVDTTGPEVADSSVAVRATGADLTRSIEAAQATLRRSDTNAAAWADLGGAYVEQARVTGDPTYYTKAQGALERSLQLQPSQAGAMIGMGALANARHDFAAARDWGRKAEALQPDTAAVYGVLADALTQLGDTAAATVAVQRMLDLRPGVASFTRASYELETHGRTDEAREAMTRALTAAVTPDEVAFCHYYLGELAFNAGELGTAAEHYANPTASVALLQGQAKIAAARGQWDAAITGYRDIVARAPLPQYLHEYAQVLTAAGQTPQATQQLDVLNAQQQLFAAAGATDELSAALLAADFRTPAEALRHAETEWGRRQNIYVADAMAWALSLNGRHAEALTFSDRATALGTRNAAFAYHRGMILRQLGRPTEAISQLDQALAINPYFSPIDAPKARHTLAQLRGER; encoded by the coding sequence ATGCGTAAGCTTCCAATCCTTATCGTGGTCGCGGGTGTCGGGGCATTGCTGGTCGGGGCGATTGTGGTGGACACGACTGGTCCCGAGGTCGCCGACAGCAGCGTCGCGGTCCGAGCGACCGGCGCTGATCTGACCCGCTCCATCGAGGCGGCCCAAGCGACGTTGCGCCGGTCGGACACCAATGCCGCCGCGTGGGCGGATCTGGGTGGTGCCTACGTCGAGCAGGCCCGTGTCACGGGAGATCCCACCTACTACACCAAAGCGCAGGGTGCGCTGGAGCGTTCCCTGCAACTGCAACCGTCCCAGGCCGGCGCGATGATCGGCATGGGCGCGTTGGCCAACGCCCGCCACGACTTCGCGGCGGCCCGAGATTGGGGCCGCAAAGCCGAGGCGCTGCAACCGGACACCGCGGCGGTGTACGGAGTTCTGGCCGACGCGCTGACTCAACTCGGTGACACGGCGGCGGCGACCGTCGCCGTGCAACGGATGCTGGATCTGAGGCCTGGCGTGGCCTCGTTCACCCGCGCGTCCTACGAGCTGGAGACGCACGGCCGCACCGACGAGGCCAGGGAAGCGATGACCCGGGCACTGACCGCCGCGGTCACCCCGGACGAGGTCGCGTTCTGCCACTACTACCTCGGCGAGCTCGCGTTCAACGCGGGCGAGTTGGGCACCGCGGCCGAGCACTACGCGAACCCGACCGCGAGCGTCGCCTTGCTGCAAGGCCAAGCCAAGATCGCCGCGGCCCGCGGACAGTGGGACGCCGCGATCACGGGATACCGCGACATCGTCGCGCGGGCGCCGCTGCCGCAGTATCTGCACGAGTACGCCCAAGTCCTGACCGCAGCGGGCCAGACACCCCAAGCCACACAGCAACTCGACGTGCTCAACGCGCAGCAGCAACTGTTCGCCGCCGCGGGTGCCACCGACGAACTGAGCGCCGCGCTGCTGGCCGCCGACTTCCGCACCCCGGCCGAGGCGTTGCGGCACGCGGAAACCGAATGGGGCCGCCGCCAGAACATCTACGTGGCCGACGCGATGGCATGGGCGCTGTCGCTCAACGGCCGCCACGCCGAGGCGCTCACGTTCTCCGACCGCGCCACGGCGTTGGGCACCCGCAACGCCGCCTTCGCTTATCACCGCGGCATGATCCTCCGCCAGCTCGGCCGGCCCACGGAAGCCATCAGCCAGCTTGACCAGGCACTGGCGATCAACCCGTACTTCTCACCGATCGACGCGCCGAAGGCCCGGCATACTCTCGCTCAACTGCGGGGCGAACGGTGA
- a CDS encoding class F sortase, which produces MTERVPGAPVPGGPPAAGHRSRRLPTVLLVVAIVLGISGGSLIWAGVTWRSGQAPVAPAGSVPAPVVIPQASSAAAAPPITPGATIPMPRSVPESVRIPSIGVHSKLLTLGLNPDRTVEDPADFGMAGWYAYGPTPGEAGASVILGHIDSFRGPAVFYRLAALNPGDQVLVQRSDGTTATFTVDARRQYPKSQFPAAEVYGAVGHAGLRLVTCGGRFDRKARSYLDNVVVYAHLTATA; this is translated from the coding sequence ATGACTGAACGAGTTCCCGGTGCTCCGGTGCCCGGCGGCCCACCAGCCGCCGGTCACCGGTCGCGTCGTCTGCCGACAGTGCTTCTCGTGGTCGCGATCGTGCTGGGAATCAGCGGCGGCAGCCTGATCTGGGCCGGTGTCACCTGGAGGTCAGGACAGGCACCGGTCGCGCCGGCGGGTAGCGTCCCGGCGCCGGTGGTGATACCGCAGGCGAGCAGTGCCGCCGCCGCGCCACCCATCACGCCAGGCGCGACAATCCCGATGCCCCGATCGGTGCCGGAATCGGTCCGCATACCGAGCATCGGCGTCCACAGCAAGCTGTTGACGTTGGGGCTCAACCCGGATCGGACTGTCGAGGACCCCGCGGACTTCGGCATGGCCGGTTGGTACGCCTACGGGCCGACCCCGGGCGAGGCGGGTGCGTCGGTCATCCTCGGGCACATCGATTCCTTCCGTGGCCCGGCGGTGTTCTACCGGCTCGCTGCCCTCAACCCTGGCGACCAGGTACTCGTCCAACGCAGCGACGGCACCACCGCGACCTTCACCGTCGATGCCCGTCGGCAATATCCGAAAAGCCAGTTCCCGGCGGCAGAGGTGTACGGAGCGGTCGGCCATGCCGGGCTGCGGCTGGTGACCTGCGGTGGCCGATTCGACCGCAAGGCACGCAGTTACCTGGACAACGTCGTGGTGTACGCACACCTCACCGCAACCGCTTGA
- a CDS encoding zinc-dependent alcohol dehydrogenase family protein, producing MRGAVLHAPGDVRVEQRDDPTIVAPTDAVIRLAASCVCGSDLWPFRGIEAMNGPSPMGHEYAGVVEAVGGEVTSVKPGQFVVGSFVASDNTCEICRAGYQSSCVRREPMGALGAQAELLRVPLADGTLVATPDVPDDDLVPSLLAASDVLGTGWFGAVAAQAGPGKTVVVVGDGAVGLLGVLAARQLGAERIIAMSRHEQRQKLALEYGATDVVAERGDDGVARVKELTGGLGAHSVIEAVGTQESMTQAIRSTRPGGHLGYVGVAHDVALNGQELFFSHVHLHGGPAPVRQYLPHLLDLIWDRKIEPGKVFDLELPLDQAADAYRAMDERTAIKVLLRG from the coding sequence ATGCGCGGCGCTGTGCTGCACGCGCCCGGTGATGTCCGGGTTGAGCAGCGGGACGATCCGACAATCGTGGCCCCCACTGACGCGGTCATTCGCCTGGCAGCGAGCTGCGTCTGTGGGTCGGACCTGTGGCCCTTCCGTGGCATCGAAGCGATGAACGGGCCGTCCCCGATGGGACACGAGTACGCGGGCGTCGTGGAAGCGGTCGGTGGCGAGGTCACGTCGGTCAAGCCCGGCCAGTTCGTGGTCGGCTCGTTCGTCGCCTCGGATAACACCTGCGAGATCTGTCGGGCCGGCTATCAGTCATCCTGCGTCCGGCGTGAACCCATGGGTGCGTTGGGTGCCCAAGCCGAGTTGCTGCGTGTGCCGCTGGCCGACGGCACACTTGTGGCCACCCCGGACGTTCCTGACGACGACCTGGTTCCCAGTTTGTTGGCGGCATCCGACGTGCTGGGCACGGGCTGGTTCGGTGCGGTGGCCGCTCAGGCCGGCCCGGGCAAGACGGTCGTGGTCGTCGGCGACGGAGCTGTGGGCCTGCTGGGAGTGCTGGCCGCACGACAGCTCGGCGCCGAGCGGATCATCGCGATGAGTCGTCACGAGCAGCGCCAGAAGCTCGCGCTGGAGTACGGAGCGACCGACGTTGTCGCCGAGCGCGGCGATGATGGCGTGGCCAGGGTCAAGGAGCTGACCGGCGGGCTCGGCGCGCACAGCGTGATCGAAGCGGTCGGGACCCAGGAATCAATGACACAGGCCATCCGCTCCACCCGGCCCGGTGGACACCTCGGTTACGTGGGCGTCGCGCACGACGTCGCGTTGAACGGCCAGGAACTGTTCTTCTCCCACGTTCACCTGCACGGCGGCCCGGCCCCGGTACGGCAGTACCTGCCGCACCTGCTCGACCTGATCTGGGACCGCAAGATCGAGCCCGGCAAGGTCTTCGACCTCGAACTCCCGCTCGATCAAGCCGCTGACGCCTACCGGGCCATGGACGAACGCACTGCCATCAAGGTCCTGTTGCGCGGGTAG
- a CDS encoding DUF4331 domain-containing protein, producing the protein MSPPPAMRRRRMVVALVATGSTVLSAVAVGLVPGSAVASSHREAPLIAADPPVDNTDVYAFVSPDRPDTTTIVANWYPFQEPNGGPNFYPWATDAHYDINIDNDGDAKPDVTYRWTFSTDDRRGRNTFLYNNGPVTSLDDENLLFRQSYRLEVIDRYGRDKTVVRSGKVAPSNVGPASMPNYQALRDQAVTALPDGGKSYVGQADDPFFLDLRVFDLLYGGNLSEVGQDTLKGYNVNTIVLQVPTAAVSLKGDGKRNPVIGVWSDTERQSMLLSPGKSRAFGPFVQVSRLGNPLVNEVVVPAALKDRFNALQPEQDRKVPELVNRVTDPEVPKLIQAIYGIPAPPTPRNDLVEIFLTGITTKAGGPIKADLNSQLNNADVDAARFAPSEQLRLNTSIAPAATPNRLGVLAGDLQGFPNGRRLTDDVLDIEVQALEGAAVSGIVPALAAGDKVDANDVPFTQAFPYVALPHNTAVNAMAGRKATSGVTGWSGLVSLVLLAGAVRVLRRRPGLAAADR; encoded by the coding sequence ATGTCACCACCGCCCGCCATGCGTCGCAGACGCATGGTTGTCGCACTTGTCGCGACGGGAAGTACGGTGCTCAGTGCGGTCGCGGTCGGGTTGGTGCCCGGCTCAGCGGTGGCCTCCAGCCATCGTGAGGCACCGCTGATCGCGGCTGATCCGCCGGTGGACAACACCGACGTGTACGCGTTTGTCAGCCCGGACCGGCCGGACACCACGACGATCGTGGCGAACTGGTATCCGTTCCAGGAACCCAATGGTGGCCCGAATTTCTATCCGTGGGCCACGGACGCGCACTACGACATCAACATCGACAACGACGGGGACGCCAAGCCGGATGTGACCTATCGGTGGACGTTCAGCACCGATGATCGGCGTGGCCGCAACACCTTCTTGTACAACAACGGTCCGGTCACGTCGTTGGATGACGAGAATTTGTTGTTCCGGCAGAGCTACCGGCTGGAGGTGATCGACCGCTACGGGCGGGACAAGACCGTGGTCCGTTCCGGCAAGGTCGCGCCGTCCAATGTGGGCCCCGCGTCCATGCCGAACTACCAAGCACTGCGCGATCAGGCTGTGACCGCGTTGCCCGACGGCGGCAAGAGCTATGTCGGCCAGGCCGATGATCCGTTCTTCCTGGATCTGCGGGTGTTCGACCTGCTCTACGGCGGCAACTTGTCCGAGGTCGGCCAGGACACGCTCAAGGGCTACAACGTCAACACGATCGTCCTGCAGGTCCCTACCGCGGCGGTGAGTCTCAAGGGCGACGGGAAACGCAACCCGGTGATCGGTGTCTGGAGCGACACCGAACGCCAGTCGATGCTGCTCTCCCCGGGCAAGTCGCGGGCGTTCGGACCGTTCGTGCAGGTGTCGCGGCTGGGCAACCCGTTGGTCAACGAGGTGGTGGTGCCTGCGGCGTTGAAGGACCGGTTCAACGCGCTGCAGCCGGAGCAGGACCGCAAGGTGCCCGAACTGGTCAACCGGGTGACCGACCCGGAGGTGCCGAAGCTGATCCAGGCGATCTACGGCATCCCGGCGCCGCCGACCCCGCGCAATGACCTGGTCGAGATCTTCCTGACCGGGATCACGACCAAGGCGGGCGGCCCGATCAAGGCGGATCTCAACTCGCAGCTCAACAACGCCGATGTGGACGCTGCCCGGTTCGCACCCTCGGAGCAGTTGCGGCTCAACACATCCATCGCGCCGGCGGCGACGCCGAACCGGCTCGGAGTGCTGGCCGGCGACCTGCAGGGATTCCCGAACGGGCGACGGCTGACCGATGACGTCCTCGACATCGAGGTGCAGGCGCTGGAAGGCGCGGCGGTCAGCGGCATCGTGCCCGCACTGGCCGCCGGGGACAAAGTGGACGCCAACGACGTGCCGTTCACTCAGGCGTTCCCGTATGTCGCGTTGCCGCATAACACCGCGGTCAACGCGATGGCCGGACGGAAGGCCACCAGCGGTGTGACCGGATGGAGCGGCTTGGTCAGCCTCGTTCTGCTCGCCGGTGCTGTTCGGGTGTTGCGTAGGCGGCCTGGCTTGGCCGCAGCGGATCGGTAG